The following are from one region of the Halorussus rarus genome:
- a CDS encoding CPBP family intramembrane glutamic endopeptidase produces the protein MAWDVRGLNERLVRDTVVYILAPLGLAVRHGRTIGYRVDRTAIRNTVLLSLFVLPFYVVGSSLPTIRGYYPMWRTSAALGEFLPHVVAQFVIALAAETYYRGLLCVGVREIGFKSVFISPVVYAFHHMYKPPIELMLSGPTDVLFGAVDYKSNSILPSVVAHGLGLGLLDWLVLHPPIFPPEQVVRWLRWLPVPL, from the coding sequence ATGGCCTGGGACGTGCGGGGCCTGAACGAGCGACTCGTCCGAGACACCGTCGTCTACATCCTCGCGCCGCTCGGGCTGGCGGTCCGGCACGGCCGCACCATCGGCTACCGGGTCGACCGGACCGCGATCCGCAACACCGTCCTGCTGTCGCTGTTCGTGCTCCCGTTCTACGTGGTCGGGTCGTCGCTCCCGACGATACGCGGCTACTACCCGATGTGGCGGACGAGCGCCGCGCTCGGGGAGTTCCTCCCGCACGTCGTCGCGCAGTTCGTCATCGCGCTGGCGGCGGAGACGTACTACCGGGGGCTGCTCTGCGTCGGGGTCCGGGAGATCGGCTTCAAGAGCGTGTTCATCAGCCCCGTGGTGTACGCGTTCCACCACATGTACAAGCCGCCCATCGAACTCATGCTGTCGGGCCCAACCGACGTGCTGTTCGGCGCGGTCGACTACAAGAGCAACTCCATCCTCCCGTCGGTGGTCGCCCACGGCCTCGGCCTCGGGCTGCTGGACTGGCTGGTGCTCCACCCGCCGATATTCCCGCCGGAGCAGGTCGTCCGGTGGCTGCGGTGGCTGCCGGTGCCG
- a CDS encoding DUF5789 family protein has product MADDNEEEEEPAVELGEGEPVEGAPLVRVASRLHWPVQKSEILRKESEETSVRTPDGPRELGDLLAAVDETYFESRQEFLEEVRAEAGTGPIPTADE; this is encoded by the coding sequence AACGAGGAAGAGGAAGAACCAGCCGTCGAACTCGGCGAGGGCGAACCCGTCGAGGGCGCGCCGCTCGTTCGCGTCGCCTCTCGACTCCACTGGCCGGTCCAGAAGAGCGAGATACTCCGGAAGGAGAGCGAGGAGACGTCGGTCCGGACGCCCGACGGCCCGCGCGAACTGGGCGACCTGCTGGCCGCGGTCGACGAGACGTACTTCGAGAGCCGCCAGGAGTTCCTCGAAGAGGTCCGCGCGGAGGCCGGCACCGGACCGATCCCGACGGCCGACGAGTAG